Below is a window of Paramisgurnus dabryanus chromosome 20, PD_genome_1.1, whole genome shotgun sequence DNA.
caatcctacatactgttcctttaaattaaaCTTGTGGTATTTGCAAAATAAGTCGCAGCAATATGAGATGAAGTAATAGATTGATTATTGTTATGAATTGTTATATGTTATGAAGGAATtgtatactgtataaaaatataaacaagtttAATAcggtttgttttaaaatatgaattatgaaaactacattcttatattgttgagctttccaacaatatatagtttgtcaagattgttTAGGTTTAGAACAGGGTATTAGTGCTatacatatgtaaaaacaaattgggTCCACCTGTGGCCATGTGACATTTTAGAAACGGACTCTCACTACATCATAATATTCCCAAAATGGTGACGCAATTTTtaaaaactacactcttagagctgTTATTGTTATATGTAATGCAGGAATCGtataatgtataaatatatatttacacactaactagagtttaaaaaatgggatcagaaagaatgtgacctttaaacattaaaattatTGCTTTTAAATCACTGATAAAATTAAGTCAAAAAGATCAACAGCATTAAGTCACAAAGTCATGTTGATATTTTAAGTTGATAATCTCATAAAGATTTAATGCCCAGTCAGTGAAAACAGGGAAATGCATTTATACGCTCTCTAGAAACAGGTACAGTAAAGAAAACACAAAGTGCTTGAGAACTTCTACAAGTACAAGAGTGTGAAGGCATgtcatatttcttttttttaaatttgaaaactaatgaacaaaaaaaaaaaggctacaTCTATTTAAAGACTAACAAATGTTGTAaggtataaaatacattattagtAGGCTGAACAACATAGCTGCCAAATGTTTGGAAAATGCCAGTTTGATGTACATTGTGGACAATGAGCAGTTTTAACAAGAAACGTAAGACAAAAAAATAGATATGGATAATGTGATCTTTGGTCTGAAAATCATTCCCTTTGTATCCCAAACGATTACATGGCAAGACGAATTCCACTGTGTCCACAAGCAAAAACATTCATTGGAATTAAACATGTTGtctaaaaatgcaaaaataaaaagaggtgataaaaaaagaacatttaTAAGCCAAACAAAATGAAAGTGGCATGCATTAGAAAAAGAAACGAAGTTTAAGGGCGAgtgaaatacaaaaatataacaaacagACTTGAGGACATTAAATACAGCTAGCGCCTATGCGCGGTTATTGAGTGCCTGTTTTAAAGGTCTGTTGTGGTTTGCAGGTTTGTATCTGTTGTGCAGTCCGTCTGAAGGCCTTTGTGTTCATTTTCCTGTACAGTCCCTTCGAGGCAACCCTGTGTGTTTCTCTCTAATATCACTGATCCACCATCCTCCTCTACATCACTGTCTTCATTTTCAAAACCATCCGCACTGCAGCGAGAAGCTTCGCTGTCACTGCCACATGAACTTGACGTCTCATCTTCTGAACTGGAGTAAACTTCGGCCCCGTGGAAAATGTAGCGGTTCGGTGTTTGAAATAAGTACTGCGAGGCTGAGAAACAAACACAAGTTTACCATCACATAAGGCTGTTTCACTATCAGTCAGGATATTAATTATTAGTAGATTTTaaatatgggtgattctcgcgaaattagacttatgaggtgtcatgaatttttttttataaaaagtaaatgctatcaaaataagaagcatacagttacaaacatctcttcatgtactattttgcacatgatttcaaatggcATCATACtgtacaaaccaattttgttgttttttccacatttaaggggaaagctttcattaccgcaacgtgtccatgactggatttgggttctttgacatggaaatatttataattaaaaaatataaaaaattaaaagcttcaagtgcatgttatactataaacgtttacagtaaagaaacatatgatatttggtgatcattggtaaatgtagagacaataataaggaatataaatgtgtccaaaatCAATTTTCtaatcctccgcaacaattttcaatcattgtttaagccctcaaggaactaacttttttttatttgttggaagggacataattgactgtgacactcaagatggctaccaggtaagcagttcttattttttctctccagataaaagttgcaattttgtttgtcatagtacctagacaactttttagttctcattaccgaaacatgagtttataaatgcatacatttaatgtaatatcatgttgcggtaatgataatttttgataatgataatctgaaaaaatgtaaaaaataggaaatattttttaaatcaacactatgtagtttttttacctttaaataatgtctctaaaattatttcagtgatagaacaacttttaactggacaaattgtactgttgctgcaacctgaacagcctcctagctgctacaagcacactctgaaagtggcggtggagggaaGAGCACACAGACccacccctccccctgcctgcagaagagtgtctgataccaggcactgttgcgcttttcaaccacatgggggagctgtaagtcatttttacatggaaactacatagtgttgctttaaatcctctaaaaataatggttatagtacgTTCAGACCTTAAATCgtttatgtgcaaaaaaaattggtttcaagggctttttaaaaattctgttgCTAGACACCTTCTAAAcctggattttgtgagaatcacccatattgATATGATTATAAAGGCTGTTTAGCAAATGTTTGCATAGGCAGACATGTACAACATATTCTGATGATCATTtattcacaagacttttaaCAGCTGCAAAGCTAATAGTACCATTGCCTTTTTTATGTCTCGAAAACAGATCACGAAACAAAATATGCCAACAAATGATGTGCACAAGACTTTACCTCCAAGCCGTTTGCTGATTGGACTCTGAAAGATTCGACTTCTCCAGCAGCGTCTGGGCATTTCAACTCGTCGATGATCCCTTGGTTCTTCTTCTTTAGGACTTTGTGCATCGTCTGTAGCGCTCTTTGCTTCTGTAGCATCAGACGCTGGGTTTCTACAGGAGTCTGATATTTCTGCACAAGTGGCTGTCGTCTCCACAGAATGTGAGTCTGTCACATGTAACTCAGGGCTCGGCGTGCTGGGGTCTGTTTTTTGTCTATCTAATGTCTGTGATGGAGggcttgttttactggcttCTGATGATGTTTCATCAGTTTTGTGAGCTGGTGCATTTTGACAGTTAGTGAGTCTGGTGATCTCGGGGGAGTCTGATGAATGAACCGATGCATTCGTGTCCTCTGCAGATGTGCTCTCAGCAGACAGCGGCTCAGGTGGAGGAGGTAACGGTGCGGGGGGCTTCTCTCTGATCTCACTGAGACGTGAGGAGTTAAAGCACAGCTGCTCAAAGTCGCCACCCAAACGATGGCAGAGCTCATTTATGATGACATCACAGTCTCCGAGCAGCTCCACATCAAAGTTCAGGTGCGGTAGAGGCTCGCGGTTTATTAATACCTGAGGCACTTCATGAGGGACAGAGCCTATAGAGAGATGAAACGACAACATCTTTTGACTTTTTCagataaaataaatcaaaaccaGACGAAATGTAAAATCAGTAACAAAAAACGCAATGTACTATAGTTACACTACTGACTGAGGTATTCTGGATGTTGTGCTAGTCCATTTACCACATATTATTTGAGATAtgttaaagggatggttcaccaAGAATGACAATTCTGTCCTCATAtactcactttcatgttttttatacctgtatgaattcattttttctgatgaaaacataaaaataaattttggtaaatgatgataagcacacagctaGTGGAaacaattgacttccatagtaggatcaACCCATACTAtggaaatattgtgataaatgatgatgaagatatttCGATAAAATATGGTAGATTTAATGGTTCCCATCGAATTTCATAGGATTTGTTTTTCCGACTATAAAAGTCAATGGGAATAAAGAAATCCACAcaggagtaaatgatgacagaaatttcatttttagatgaactatctctttaattaCATGGTATAGGAACATGGTAATCATTCGGTAGCATGGTATTACCATCTGGTACAAAACAATATTATAGTAAGGTttataaatcatttaaatttaatcAGTTTGAAATTATAGTGTCAACTATGCTTCACATAAAATGACAAGACAGCACATACTTGGTATGAGAGCAACTGGCCGCACTTTGAGCGAGGAGCCGATCACAATCAGCAGGTCAACCTCATCCTTATCCTGCTTCATGGCTCTGTGGAAAAATTCTGGAAGGTTCTCACCAAAAAAGACAATGTCTGGTTTCATGATGGCATAAGGGATGTCTGACGGACACCTCAAGCAGTGAGGAACAACCTGCAAAAGCGAAATGTTCTGTATAACCACTAAcacattacacattttatacacTGTGTTTGACAAGCAAATTTTGCATACCTGGTTGAATATATCTTCCCTTATGGCCTCACAGTCCACCTTATGTTTACACACAAGACAAGACGCTGTAGCAAAAGACCCTGAAAGATAAACAATCCATTACGTTTCATcccaaaataacacaaatgggtgattctcgcgaaattagacttatgaggtgtcttgaaacattttgataaaaaaaagtaaatgcaaagtaagagtatcaaaataagaaacatacatttacaaacatctcttcatgtactattttaaacatgatttcaaatgacatacaaaccaattttgttgttttttccacatttaacgggaaaattttcattaccgcaacgtgtccatgactggattttggatctttgacatggaaatatttataattaaaaaatctaaaaaataaaaagcttcagtgcatgttatactataaacatttacagtaaataaacatgtggtatttggtgatcattggtaaatgtagagataATAATAAGGAACATAAATGTGTCTAAGACCAATTATCTCAACCTCCgtaacaattttcaatcattgtttaagccctcaaagaactaacattttcaaaaaaaaatattggaagggacataattgactgtgacactcaagatggctaccaggtaagcagttcttattttttctctacagataagttgaaattttgtatgtcatagtacctagacaactttttagttctcattaccgaaacatgagtttgaaaatgcataaatttaatgtaatatcatgttgcggtaatgataattttttacaatgataatcttaaaaaaatgtaaataattctctaggaaatattttttaaatcctcttaaaataatggttatagtaagttcagaccttaatcttttatgtgcaaaaaaattggcttcaatggcttttttaaaaaaaaaatctgatgctggacaccttttaagtctggatttcgtgagaatcaccgaAATGTGTTTTAGAATTTAAGAAATAACAGACATGCAGTTGATTTACACTAGCATCCCATAAAGCAGTGGTCTCTAACATGGTACCCCTGGGCACCAGGGGGCCCACacggagtctgtgagttgcccaccaaagcacattctataaAAGcctaatttttaaaatgtatttattaaatattttattaaaacttggcttcttttatgtacgttacaattttttaacaataataaatcatgtcaataaataaaataaaaaagttttaagtagGCAATATAAAAAAAGTAGCCCTCTTGCTCCCGGaaaagtttggagacccctgcccTAAAGGCATCCAAATGGACACAAACACTGACCGTTAATCAGGTCAAATATTTCAAGCACGAGTTATATACGAGTTATATAGCGGCTTATAAAGTTAGTTTTTACTGAATGTAAATCTTCTTACTGATACTGAATATGATCATCATTTCTATTGCACATCATACAGACCAGCCGTACCGTGACACTGAATTATATTCTGGATCCCAGCAGCCTGCTCCAGTGTATCAATATTCTGAGTATAGTTTCGCAGTAACCTTCCTTTCTTATCCAGCATTGATATAAATCTGTGACATGGAGATGGCTGAAATTGTCCAGGGTAGATTTcctgcaaaataataaaaaattgagGAATGATGCTATTGAATTGTTTATATTTGTTGTGAGAAATGCAGAAACATATCAAACCTTGGCGAATTTGAAAAAAGGCCTC
It encodes the following:
- the sirt1 gene encoding NAD-dependent protein deacetylase sirtuin-1, which translates into the protein MSPYIITGNSSSIHSLPKMADGENKRAGPASTGGSIEPDEPVLKRPRVNIDPSSRLDNGASVGTEQAKSEPAVTDQTDQASVKHPEPGRTAEPEMSELVDEGVHPNGFTSPARLHDDDEDDDRSSRASSSDWTPQPQIGSYRFIQQHIMRGTDPREILKDLLPETTLPSDLDDMTLWQIIINISEPPKRKKRKDINTLEDVVRLLNEGKKILVLTGAGVSVSCGIPDFRSRDGIYARLAVDFPDLPDPQAMFDIEYFKRDPRPFFKFAKEIYPGQFQPSPCHRFISMLDKKGRLLRNYTQNIDTLEQAAGIQNIIQCHGSFATASCLVCKHKVDCEAIREDIFNQVVPHCLRCPSDIPYAIMKPDIVFFGENLPEFFHRAMKQDKDEVDLLIVIGSSLKVRPVALIPSSVPHEVPQVLINREPLPHLNFDVELLGDCDVIINELCHRLGGDFEQLCFNSSRLSEIREKPPAPLPPPPEPLSAESTSAEDTNASVHSSDSPEITRLTNCQNAPAHKTDETSSEASKTSPPSQTLDRQKTDPSTPSPELHVTDSHSVETTATCAEISDSCRNPASDATEAKSATDDAQSPKEEEPRDHRRVEMPRRCWRSRIFQSPISKRLGASQYLFQTPNRYIFHGAEVYSSSEDETSSSCGSDSEASRCSADGFENEDSDVEEDGGSVILERNTQGCLEGTVQENEHKGLQTDCTTDTNLQTTTDL